A genomic segment from Thermostichus lividus PCC 6715 encodes:
- a CDS encoding ribonuclease R family protein codes for MHFTIASLLANFTEDKFVAPKALEKKLGCEDEQSQRELEIALDALERIGLLTKERGKYRRNYEEGLIEGRLRCSSKGFCFAIQDTEGAEDIFVRENQLSTAWNGDRVLVRVTREGRRKKSPEGEVKLILERGNPSVIARVKQTEHGFRATPLDDRLLFEIALEPNELVSDLSQVVDQLVHVNIRRYPLGGYLPVGEIAQILGTDAQSAPVLDLICCKHNLVRQFSPALRSAATALNQHLQAMEFEQRQDLRELVTITLVAPGQEPQVAFSLDALDQDLWQLGVHIADVGGLLPVDDPLDRAARRQGITLATPELSVPLLPPELTLLRLLPGGDRAAISLLIHLTSTGEVQSYTIHRSRISVDACVDSEQVVATLERGDSSGDWLRSLLRLATAVSQRRQQRGSIEITPAVSLNLAYADEGLATAIPLPMLAPWTSLVVLANELLGKHLATLSVPALYRSQQVPELYAVQDFLKLCQNLNLPLSLGDSSSVAPQDFQRFLEQLATSELATVLQELLLDTLKPATTSGTLSPHFSLALGSGYAHFCSPLQRYSDIVNQRILHTLLTKGRDRRGPRAKERVNLGHSSCLEQVTWNVLTTDVQRELEALLKEIVAHLQERERQTQSAWKDLVGLQRVRQVQACMGEVRPGIITGVQSYGFFVELIEFNVEGLVHVSSLKDDWYEYRAHAQTLTGRRNRLRYRLGDRVDVLIKNVDSYRQQVDLTVMSGGSQATDEDLAGGADPIQTNTPWLRMTSVLSYEHSQYNGFTP; via the coding sequence ATGCATTTTACAATCGCCAGTCTGCTCGCTAATTTTACTGAAGATAAGTTTGTTGCCCCGAAAGCCCTTGAAAAAAAACTGGGGTGTGAGGATGAACAGAGCCAACGGGAATTAGAAATTGCCCTCGATGCCCTTGAGCGCATTGGTCTGCTCACGAAGGAGCGGGGAAAGTATCGCCGCAACTACGAGGAAGGTCTCATTGAAGGGCGACTGCGCTGCTCCAGTAAGGGCTTTTGCTTTGCCATTCAGGATACCGAAGGGGCAGAGGATATTTTCGTTCGTGAAAATCAACTCAGTACGGCGTGGAATGGCGATCGCGTGCTGGTGCGGGTCACGCGGGAAGGGCGCCGCAAAAAATCCCCCGAAGGAGAGGTCAAACTCATTCTAGAGCGCGGCAACCCGTCAGTGATTGCCCGGGTCAAGCAAACCGAGCATGGTTTCCGTGCTACCCCCCTTGACGATCGCCTCCTGTTTGAAATTGCCCTTGAACCCAATGAACTGGTGTCCGATCTCTCGCAGGTGGTGGATCAGCTGGTGCACGTCAACATTCGCCGCTATCCCTTGGGGGGGTATTTACCCGTAGGTGAAATTGCTCAAATTCTGGGGACTGATGCCCAGTCAGCACCGGTGCTGGATCTAATCTGTTGTAAGCACAACCTTGTGCGGCAGTTTAGTCCGGCACTGCGATCGGCGGCCACCGCCTTGAACCAGCACCTTCAAGCCATGGAGTTTGAGCAGCGGCAGGATTTACGGGAGTTAGTCACCATCACCCTAGTGGCTCCCGGCCAAGAACCCCAAGTGGCCTTTTCCCTCGATGCCCTGGATCAGGATCTATGGCAGCTTGGCGTTCATATTGCCGATGTCGGTGGCTTGCTGCCGGTGGATGACCCATTAGATCGGGCGGCACGGCGACAGGGGATAACCCTAGCCACACCAGAACTTAGCGTGCCTTTGTTGCCCCCCGAGTTAACCCTGCTGCGGCTTCTACCTGGGGGCGATCGCGCCGCGATTTCCCTGCTGATCCACCTCACCAGTACAGGGGAGGTGCAATCCTACACCATTCACCGCAGCCGCATTAGCGTAGATGCCTGTGTTGACAGTGAGCAGGTGGTTGCTACCCTAGAGCGGGGGGATAGCTCCGGAGATTGGTTGCGATCGCTCCTGCGGTTGGCCACTGCCGTGAGCCAGCGGCGACAGCAGCGGGGCAGTATCGAGATCACCCCTGCCGTGAGCTTAAACCTCGCCTACGCCGATGAAGGCTTAGCCACTGCCATTCCCCTACCGATGCTGGCACCTTGGACAAGTTTAGTGGTGCTGGCTAATGAGCTCCTCGGCAAACACTTGGCAACCCTTAGTGTTCCTGCCCTGTACCGCAGCCAGCAAGTACCGGAACTGTACGCCGTGCAGGACTTTCTGAAGCTGTGCCAAAACCTCAATTTACCCCTCAGTCTTGGAGACAGCTCCAGTGTGGCACCTCAGGATTTTCAGCGCTTCCTTGAGCAGTTAGCCACCTCCGAGCTGGCAACTGTGCTCCAAGAGCTATTGCTCGATACCCTTAAGCCCGCCACTACCTCAGGTACTCTCTCGCCCCACTTTAGTTTGGCGCTTGGCTCTGGCTATGCTCACTTTTGCTCACCGTTACAGCGCTACAGCGACATTGTCAACCAGCGGATTTTACATACCCTGCTCACCAAAGGGCGCGATCGCCGCGGCCCCCGTGCCAAGGAGCGGGTGAACCTCGGCCACTCGAGCTGCCTAGAGCAGGTCACTTGGAATGTCTTAACCACAGATGTACAGCGGGAACTGGAAGCCCTCTTAAAAGAAATTGTGGCTCATTTACAGGAGCGGGAGCGACAAACCCAGAGTGCTTGGAAAGACCTCGTAGGGCTGCAACGGGTGCGCCAAGTGCAAGCCTGTATGGGAGAGGTGCGCCCCGGCATTATCACTGGTGTTCAATCCTATGGTTTTTTTGTCGAGCTAATTGAGTTCAACGTCGAAGGCCTAGTGCACGTTAGCTCCCTCAAGGATGACTGGTACGAATATCGCGCCCACGCCCAGACCCTAACAGGACGGCGCAACCGCCTGCGTTACCGCTTAGGCGATCGGGTTGACGTACTCATCAAAAATGTCGATTCCTATCGGCAGCAAGTGGACTTAACGGTGATGAGTGGCGGCTCCCAAGCCACTGACGAGGATCTAGCAGGGGGGGCTGACCCCATCCAGACCAATACCCCCTGGTTGAGGATGACCAGCGTGCTTAGCTATGAACACTCCCAGTACAACGGTTTCACTCCATGA
- a CDS encoding aromatic ring-hydroxylating oxygenase subunit alpha, whose product MNTPSTTVSLHDFGNFLRDIWYFGLPSADLKPKQFKAKVILGEPILFGRTSDGTPFALRNLCPHRGIPLHYGHFEGDEVICPYHGWRFNRHGQCTLIPSLTSDSDVDPKQFGVLSYPVREAQGNLWIYMPAKDRQAPEPALEVPLVPGFSATTQPQAVQKFIFPGHLDQVFINFMDPAHAPFVHGAWWWRTRGKLFEKAKTFDPSPYGFTMRRHPLLRKSWAHHILGGHPEVEIIYRLPGIRIETNYTDRHTFCFLITLTPINEHQTELTSIFYWTFPWLAPLKPLLAPFAREFINQDLRIVAKQSEGLAYNPPLTLIKEADNQAKWYYQIKREYAKAIQEGREFVNPMKTQVLRWR is encoded by the coding sequence ATGAACACTCCCAGTACAACGGTTTCACTCCATGACTTTGGTAATTTCCTGCGGGATATTTGGTATTTTGGCCTGCCATCGGCAGACCTAAAGCCAAAGCAGTTCAAAGCAAAGGTCATTCTCGGTGAGCCCATCCTCTTTGGCCGTACTAGTGACGGCACCCCCTTTGCCCTGCGCAACCTGTGCCCCCATCGGGGGATTCCGCTGCACTACGGGCACTTTGAAGGCGACGAAGTCATCTGCCCGTACCACGGCTGGCGGTTTAATCGCCATGGCCAGTGCACCCTGATTCCCTCCCTCACTAGTGACAGTGACGTTGACCCCAAGCAGTTTGGTGTCCTGAGTTATCCAGTACGGGAAGCGCAAGGGAATCTCTGGATTTATATGCCAGCCAAGGATCGGCAAGCCCCTGAACCAGCTTTGGAGGTGCCCCTTGTGCCGGGCTTCAGTGCCACAACCCAACCCCAAGCCGTACAAAAATTCATTTTTCCGGGGCATTTAGACCAAGTCTTTATTAACTTTATGGATCCGGCTCACGCACCCTTTGTCCATGGCGCGTGGTGGTGGCGTACCCGTGGGAAACTGTTTGAAAAAGCTAAAACCTTTGATCCGTCTCCCTACGGGTTTACCATGCGTCGGCATCCCCTGCTGCGTAAATCTTGGGCACACCATATCCTAGGCGGCCACCCGGAGGTGGAAATTATCTATCGCTTACCGGGAATTCGTATTGAAACCAACTACACCGATCGCCACACCTTTTGTTTTTTAATTACCCTCACCCCTATTAACGAACACCAGACTGAGCTGACCAGCATATTTTACTGGACCTTTCCGTGGTTGGCTCCCCTTAAGCCCCTGCTGGCTCCCTTTGCGCGCGAATTTATTAACCAAGACCTGCGCATTGTAGCCAAACAAAGTGAGGGGCTAGCCTACAACCCGCCCCTAACCCTGATCAAAGAGGCCGATAACCAAGCAAAGTGGTACTACCAAATTAAGCGAGAGTATGCCAAGGCCATCCAAGAGGGGCGGGAGTTTGTCAATCCTATGAAAACCCAAGTGTTGCGCTGGCGCTAG
- the tkt gene encoding transketolase, with protein sequence MPAVTQSLDDLCINAIRFLAIDAVQKANSGHPGLPMGAAPMAYVLWNQFMRYNPKNPQWFNRDRFVLSAGHGCMLQYAMLYLTGYDSVTIEDIKQFRQWGSRTPGHPENFETPGVEVTTGPLGQGICNAVGLAVAEAHLAARFNKPDVQLVDHYTYVILGDGCNMEGVSGEACSLAGHWGLGKLIALYDDNHISIDGSTDIAFTEDVCKRFEAYGWHVQHVTNGNTDLAAIAHAIAAAKAVTDKPSLIKVTTTIGYGSPNKANTAGVHGAALGVDEVKLTRENLGWNYDPFVVPDDVLAQFRKAIERGARAEAEWNETLATYRQKYPAEAAEFERLLRGDLPANWDANLPHYTPEDKAVATRKHSEICLNAIAPNLPELIGGSADLTHSNLTELKCSGDFQKGQYQNRNIRFGVREHGMAAICNGIALHKSGLIPYCATFLVFADYLRPALRLSALSQAGVIYVMTHDSIALGEDGPTHQPVETLASLRAIPNLLVIRPADGNETSGAYQVAVQRRKQPTLLALTRQNLPNLAGSSAANVAKGAYTIVDCDGTPDLILIGTGSEVSLCVKAAETLTASGKKVRVVSMPSWELFAEQSSEYQASVLPAGVKRLAVEAGASFGWCRYADATLSIDRFGASAPGGVLMEKFGFTVDNVVAKAEALLA encoded by the coding sequence ATGCCTGCTGTAACTCAATCCCTTGATGACCTCTGCATTAATGCGATTCGATTCTTGGCGATCGATGCTGTGCAAAAAGCCAACTCTGGCCACCCAGGCTTACCCATGGGAGCCGCTCCCATGGCCTACGTCCTCTGGAACCAATTTATGCGGTACAACCCCAAAAACCCGCAATGGTTCAACCGCGATCGCTTTGTCCTCTCGGCAGGTCACGGCTGTATGTTGCAGTACGCCATGCTTTACCTGACGGGGTACGATAGCGTCACCATTGAGGATATTAAACAGTTCCGGCAGTGGGGCTCCCGCACCCCTGGTCACCCTGAAAATTTTGAGACCCCAGGGGTTGAAGTCACCACCGGCCCCTTGGGGCAGGGGATTTGTAACGCTGTGGGTCTCGCGGTGGCCGAGGCACACTTAGCCGCGCGGTTTAATAAGCCCGATGTTCAACTGGTCGATCACTATACCTATGTCATCCTTGGCGATGGCTGTAACATGGAGGGGGTTTCTGGCGAAGCCTGCTCCTTGGCGGGGCACTGGGGCTTAGGAAAGCTCATTGCCCTGTACGATGACAACCACATTTCCATCGATGGCTCCACAGACATTGCCTTTACCGAAGATGTCTGTAAACGCTTTGAAGCCTACGGCTGGCACGTTCAGCACGTCACCAATGGCAATACCGATCTCGCGGCGATCGCCCACGCCATTGCAGCCGCCAAAGCGGTTACCGACAAGCCCTCCCTCATTAAAGTGACGACCACCATTGGCTACGGGTCTCCTAACAAAGCCAATACCGCTGGGGTGCACGGCGCTGCCCTTGGGGTGGATGAAGTCAAGTTAACCCGCGAAAACTTAGGCTGGAATTACGATCCCTTTGTAGTGCCGGACGATGTTTTAGCGCAGTTCCGCAAAGCCATTGAGCGCGGCGCACGTGCAGAAGCCGAGTGGAACGAAACCCTAGCCACCTACCGCCAAAAGTATCCTGCGGAAGCAGCGGAGTTTGAACGACTCCTGCGGGGGGACTTACCCGCCAACTGGGATGCGAACCTGCCCCACTACACCCCAGAGGATAAAGCCGTTGCCACCCGTAAGCATTCAGAGATCTGCTTAAACGCGATCGCCCCCAACCTGCCGGAATTGATTGGTGGCTCAGCGGACTTGACCCACTCCAATCTCACCGAACTCAAATGCTCCGGTGACTTTCAAAAAGGGCAGTACCAAAACCGTAACATCCGTTTTGGGGTGCGCGAGCATGGCATGGCTGCCATCTGTAACGGCATTGCCCTCCATAAATCAGGGTTGATTCCCTACTGCGCTACCTTTTTAGTATTTGCCGACTACCTGCGGCCAGCGCTGCGGCTCTCGGCACTGTCTCAAGCCGGGGTGATCTACGTCATGACCCACGACTCCATCGCCCTTGGCGAAGACGGCCCAACCCACCAGCCTGTCGAAACCCTCGCCTCGCTGCGGGCTATCCCCAACCTGCTTGTGATTCGTCCTGCTGACGGCAATGAGACCTCCGGCGCCTACCAAGTGGCGGTACAACGGCGCAAGCAGCCGACGCTTTTAGCCTTAACTCGGCAGAACCTCCCCAATTTGGCTGGTAGTTCCGCAGCCAATGTTGCCAAAGGTGCCTACACCATCGTGGACTGTGATGGCACCCCCGATCTGATCTTGATTGGCACTGGCTCTGAAGTTTCCCTCTGTGTCAAAGCGGCTGAAACCCTCACGGCTAGCGGCAAAAAGGTGCGGGTGGTTTCGATGCCGTCGTGGGAACTCTTTGCCGAGCAATCCAGCGAGTACCAAGCAAGTGTCTTACCTGCAGGGGTGAAGCGCTTAGCCGTTGAGGCCGGGGCTAGCTTTGGTTGGTGTCGCTATGCTGATGCCACCCTGAGTATTGATCGGTTTGGTGCCTCAGCCCCCGGTGGGGTGCTCATGGAGAAATTTGGCTTTACGGTCGATAACGTGGTTGCCAAAGCTGAGGCATTGCTGGCTTAA
- a CDS encoding DUF7682 family zinc-binding protein — translation MPRRRKQFPCGHQGYGQVCHRCAQLQDAKAREATEREQARLERQQWQATFADDLIDLQGLPKTIVLKARQVIAELVAGTDYRQFKGKRLNHDRSVISIPLTYDYRLICHDVGDRIEPRSVLSHEEYNVKKPRG, via the coding sequence ATGCCGCGTCGTCGTAAACAATTTCCCTGCGGCCATCAAGGCTATGGTCAAGTCTGTCATCGCTGTGCCCAGTTACAGGATGCCAAAGCTCGAGAAGCAACGGAACGGGAACAAGCTCGGCTCGAGCGGCAGCAGTGGCAGGCAACCTTTGCCGACGATCTGATTGATTTGCAGGGGTTACCCAAAACGATTGTCCTCAAAGCCCGCCAAGTCATTGCTGAACTGGTCGCTGGCACAGACTATCGCCAGTTTAAGGGGAAGCGCCTCAACCACGACCGCAGTGTCATCAGCATTCCCCTCACCTATGACTATCGCCTGATCTGCCATGATGTGGGCGATCGCATCGAGCCCCGCAGTGTGTTGTCCCATGAAGAGTACAACGTTAAAAAACCAAGAGGATAG
- the acpP gene encoding acyl carrier protein, with amino-acid sequence MTDSEIFEKVKTIVADQLSVDAEKVVPEASFADDLNADSLDSVELIMALEEAFNIEIPDEEAEKLKTVQDVLDFITNKAAA; translated from the coding sequence ATGACTGACTCTGAAATTTTCGAAAAAGTAAAAACCATTGTTGCCGATCAACTCAGTGTTGATGCTGAAAAAGTCGTGCCCGAAGCAAGCTTTGCAGATGACTTGAACGCCGACTCCCTCGACTCCGTGGAGCTGATCATGGCTCTAGAAGAAGCCTTTAATATCGAAATTCCTGACGAAGAAGCAGAAAAGTTGAAAACTGTTCAAGATGTCCTAGACTTTATCACCAATAAGGCAGCTGCGTAA